Proteins encoded within one genomic window of Kibdelosporangium phytohabitans:
- a CDS encoding DUF4037 domain-containing protein — protein sequence MFIKGIELSRRFYHEAVEPVLRGNFGDVPHAAARIGAGSEVLGFDTERSADHEWGPRLQLFLPEGDPRTADVSKALSERLPKSFLGYPTNFVATDTEHVRSMSHTDGPVHHRVDVTDARTWFADNLGFDPLTEIDAWLTTSTQTLAEVTGGAVFHDDIGDVTTARERLSWYPDDAWREILARHWQAIAKKEAFVGRCGEVGDEIGSAVVAARQVRILMRLCLLMSRRYPPYSKWLGSAFAELPVDIDFMGVLTARTWHDRENHLAAAYTKVAELHNSLNLTEPLDPATGPYYERPFQVILGNRFADALRAR from the coding sequence GTGTTCATCAAAGGGATCGAACTGTCGCGGCGCTTCTACCACGAAGCGGTGGAACCGGTGCTGCGCGGGAATTTCGGCGACGTGCCACACGCCGCTGCCCGGATCGGCGCGGGATCCGAAGTGCTCGGGTTCGACACCGAACGCTCGGCCGACCACGAATGGGGCCCGCGGCTGCAGTTGTTCCTGCCCGAGGGTGACCCGCGGACAGCGGACGTCAGCAAGGCGTTGAGCGAGCGGCTGCCCAAGTCGTTCCTCGGGTATCCGACGAATTTCGTCGCCACCGACACCGAACACGTCCGCAGCATGAGCCACACCGACGGGCCCGTCCACCACCGGGTGGACGTCACCGACGCCAGGACGTGGTTCGCCGACAACCTCGGGTTCGACCCGTTGACGGAGATCGACGCGTGGCTGACGACATCGACCCAGACATTGGCCGAGGTGACCGGCGGTGCCGTTTTCCACGACGACATCGGCGACGTGACAACGGCACGGGAAAGACTGAGCTGGTACCCGGACGACGCCTGGCGCGAAATCCTGGCCAGGCACTGGCAGGCGATCGCGAAGAAGGAAGCGTTCGTCGGCCGGTGCGGCGAAGTGGGGGACGAGATCGGCTCCGCGGTGGTCGCGGCACGCCAGGTCAGGATCCTGATGCGGCTGTGCCTGCTGATGTCCCGCCGCTATCCGCCGTACAGCAAATGGCTGGGCAGCGCGTTCGCCGAACTCCCCGTGGACATCGACTTCATGGGCGTACTCACCGCACGGACGTGGCACGACCGGGAAAACCACCTGGCCGCAGCATATACGAAAGTCGCCGAACTGCACAACAGCCTGAACCTGACCGAGCCGCTAGACCCGGCAACCGGACCGTATTACGAGCGACCGTTCCAGGTCATTCTCGGCAACCGGTTCGCCGACGCCCTGCGTGCCCGGTAA
- a CDS encoding ROK family transcriptional regulator, translating into MTVQAAASIPRVETRQQSQLLALLRDEGPLAKVELGERLELPRARLATEIAKLFEWNLVESGGPAASRGGRRSTLVKLADDLRFLSADIGATSIGVAVTDARCEVLAHVVEDYDIRKGPVSVLERLTQLSGKVLAEVTGRVIGAGVGLPGPVSFRDGMPVAPPIMPGWDRFPVRDRLASAWGCPVTVDNDVNVMALGERHAGVARSLNELIFVKVGTGIGCGIVLGGRVYRGVAGTAGDIGHIKLDDYGPACACGEVGCLEAYFGGAALARDALTLARSGRSTYLAELLSRQGELTAQDVAGAASSGDFAAANLVREGGRRLGHVVASLVSFLNPGMVVIGGGVSRLGHQLLAEVRSAVYRRSLPLATGNLPIVLSELGDQAGVIGAAWSATDHAFAATGSGSVG; encoded by the coding sequence GTGACCGTGCAAGCCGCAGCCTCCATACCCCGGGTCGAGACCAGGCAGCAGTCCCAGCTGCTCGCGCTGTTGCGCGACGAGGGCCCGCTGGCCAAGGTCGAGCTGGGCGAGCGGCTGGAACTGCCCCGTGCGCGGCTGGCGACGGAGATCGCGAAGCTGTTCGAGTGGAACCTGGTCGAGTCCGGCGGCCCGGCGGCCAGCCGGGGCGGCAGGCGCTCCACGCTGGTCAAACTCGCCGACGACCTGCGTTTCCTTTCCGCGGACATCGGGGCGACGTCGATCGGTGTCGCGGTCACGGACGCGCGCTGCGAGGTGCTGGCGCACGTGGTGGAGGACTACGACATCCGCAAGGGCCCGGTGTCGGTGCTCGAACGGCTGACCCAGTTGTCCGGCAAAGTTCTCGCCGAGGTGACCGGCCGGGTGATCGGCGCGGGTGTCGGCCTGCCCGGTCCGGTGAGTTTCCGCGACGGTATGCCGGTCGCGCCGCCGATCATGCCCGGCTGGGACCGGTTCCCCGTCCGGGACCGGCTGGCCAGTGCGTGGGGGTGCCCGGTCACGGTCGACAACGACGTGAACGTGATGGCTCTCGGCGAGCGGCACGCGGGCGTGGCGAGGTCGTTGAACGAGCTGATCTTCGTCAAGGTCGGTACCGGCATCGGCTGTGGCATCGTGCTCGGCGGGCGGGTCTACCGGGGTGTCGCGGGCACGGCAGGCGACATCGGGCACATCAAGCTGGACGACTACGGCCCGGCGTGCGCGTGCGGCGAGGTCGGGTGCCTCGAGGCGTACTTCGGTGGCGCGGCGCTGGCTCGTGACGCGCTGACGCTCGCGCGCAGCGGCCGGTCGACCTATCTCGCCGAACTGCTGTCCCGGCAGGGCGAGCTGACCGCGCAGGACGTGGCCGGTGCCGCCAGTTCAGGGGACTTCGCCGCGGCCAACCTGGTCAGGGAAGGCGGCAGGCGCCTCGGTCACGTGGTCGCCTCGCTGGTCAGCTTCCTCAACCCGGGGATGGTGGTGATCGGTGGCGGTGTGTCCCGGCTCGGCCACCAGCTGCTCGCCGAGGTCCGCAGCGCGGTCTACCGCCGGTCGCTGCCGCTGGCCACGGGGAATCTGCCGATCGTGCTGTCCGAGCTCGGCGACCAGGCAGGCGTGATCGGCGCCGCTTGGTCGGCGACCGATCACGCCTTCGCTGCTACAGGTTCGGGATCAGTGGGCTGA